From Aliarcobacter butzleri, the proteins below share one genomic window:
- a CDS encoding DUF2589 domain-containing protein, whose product MSENSSINSLSDIVISIAKSVAEAQSSVEESQLSHLFTFFTKKLKKDALGNKTDEPLPGIFPKKLKIGIPNSDETSYKTKYYEVPYINLLPINPVHIEKITTDFDLQLVGVESTKASEESEIKEFNKLPTLQVDIIGGGIAKQKGISAHISLTMVRHELPEGTARMINELINKSQGYTKELIQNKEGTDNVE is encoded by the coding sequence ATGTCAGAAAACTCAAGTATTAATTCTTTAAGCGATATTGTTATTTCTATTGCAAAATCTGTTGCAGAAGCTCAAAGTAGTGTAGAAGAATCTCAACTTTCTCATCTTTTTACTTTTTTTACAAAAAAATTAAAAAAAGATGCTTTAGGAAATAAAACAGATGAACCTCTTCCTGGTATTTTTCCAAAAAAACTAAAAATTGGTATTCCAAATTCGGATGAGACAAGTTATAAAACAAAATATTATGAAGTTCCATACATAAATCTCTTACCTATAAATCCTGTTCATATTGAAAAAATCACTACAGATTTTGACTTACAATTAGTAGGAGTTGAAAGTACAAAAGCTAGTGAAGAATCTGAAATAAAAGAATTCAATAAATTACCAACTTTACAAGTTGACATCATAGGTGGAGGTATTGCAAAACAAAAAGGAATAAGTGCCCATATTAGTTTAACAATGGTTAGACATGAATTACCAGAGGGAACAGCAAGAATGATAAACGAACTTATAAACAAATCTCAAGGTTATACAAAAGAGCTAATCCAAAATAAGGAGGGAACAGACAATGTAGAATAA